The following coding sequences are from one SAR116 cluster alpha proteobacterium HIMB100 window:
- a CDS encoding transcriptional regulator (PFAM: Bacterial regulatory proteins, gntR family; FCD domain), which produces MADKLVNMSESEVAADRVALVNWDKLRAGLCADSPSAPTTAGRLADLIIAAIQASCLAPGSRLRETELAAALGASRTPLREALHSLKQQGILEHDTETGLRVRVLSWRDITALYELRATLEGMSAQLAARNASLAERDLIAQLNSKEQALMRAAAPPSELARLNNAFHQAILNAARNAFLQDCLHQQNQILILLGPTAYSLPQRLQEISDEHQAICTAIFNRDETGAAQAMRAHLHKALAARLALLSEQMSATGD; this is translated from the coding sequence ATGGCCGACAAGCTTGTCAATATGTCTGAATCAGAAGTAGCCGCGGATAGGGTGGCGCTGGTCAATTGGGATAAGTTGCGTGCCGGTTTATGTGCCGACAGCCCCAGCGCGCCGACAACAGCCGGACGGCTTGCTGATCTGATCATTGCAGCTATTCAGGCCAGCTGTCTTGCGCCGGGCAGCCGTTTGCGGGAAACAGAATTAGCAGCAGCGCTTGGTGCGTCCCGGACCCCTCTCCGGGAAGCTTTGCACAGCCTGAAACAGCAAGGTATTCTTGAACATGACACTGAAACGGGGCTGCGCGTACGTGTGCTCAGCTGGCGTGATATCACCGCGCTGTATGAGCTGCGTGCCACGCTCGAAGGCATGTCTGCCCAGCTTGCAGCGCGGAATGCCTCATTGGCTGAACGTGACCTGATCGCCCAGCTGAACAGCAAAGAACAGGCCCTGATGCGCGCGGCGGCCCCGCCATCAGAACTGGCCCGTCTAAATAATGCGTTTCATCAGGCCATATTGAATGCGGCCAGAAATGCGTTTCTCCAGGATTGTTTGCATCAGCAGAACCAGATTTTGATTTTGCTGGGGCCAACTGCCTACAGCCTGCCGCAGCGTCTGCAGGAAATATCTGACGAACATCAGGCCATCTGCACAGCCATTTTCAATCGTGATGAGACAGGCGCGGCTCAGGCGATGCGGGCGCATCTGCACAAGGCACTGGCGGCCAGGCTGGCGTTATTGTCAGAACAAATGTCTGCGACAGGTGATTAG
- a CDS encoding precorrin 3B synthase CobZ (PFAM: FAD binding domain~TIGRFAM: precorrin 3B synthase CobZ), with translation MYTTTQDRFSQSYDVLVIGAGNAGLCAAISAAEAGCSVLVVEAAPRDMRGGNTRHTRNLRAMHDEPTDVLTDRYSFEEYFVDLMRVTKGVTNQRLAEIALRGSADLPDWLSKRGVRFQPALSGTLNLGRTNAFFLGGGRTLLNQLCHYAEGIGIHLAYEALVEAIDMEDGFCSGVRITTDTASYDLQARSVIFSAGGFEANLEWLAEGWGAAAKNFLVRGTPYNTGTVLRCLLDAGVQPVGDLDQCHAVAIDARAPKFDGGIASRIDAVPFSIVLNQQAERFYDEGEDFWPKRYAIWGRLVAGQPEQTAFALVDADGVERFMPSVFTPISDDTIEGLAEQLGLDPARTRQAVDAYNAACPDGPIDQSVLDGKATSGLTPEKTNWAAPISRPPFYGYPLKPGITFTYMGVAVNEQARILMADGRPSANLFASGEIMAGNILGQGYLAGIGMTIGGVFGRIAGQEAARVLNR, from the coding sequence ATGTATACAACAACGCAAGACAGGTTCAGCCAGTCCTATGATGTGCTGGTGATTGGTGCAGGAAATGCCGGCCTTTGTGCTGCCATTTCAGCTGCTGAGGCCGGATGTTCAGTGCTGGTGGTTGAGGCCGCACCACGGGATATGCGTGGCGGCAACACCCGCCATACCCGTAATTTACGCGCCATGCATGATGAACCAACAGATGTGCTGACAGACCGCTACTCATTTGAAGAATATTTTGTTGATTTAATGCGGGTGACCAAAGGGGTGACAAATCAGCGGCTGGCTGAGATTGCGCTGAGAGGGTCTGCAGATCTGCCAGACTGGCTGAGCAAAAGAGGGGTACGGTTTCAGCCTGCCTTGAGCGGCACGCTGAATCTGGGCCGCACAAATGCGTTTTTCCTGGGCGGCGGGCGCACCTTATTGAACCAGCTGTGCCATTATGCTGAGGGTATTGGTATTCACCTCGCTTATGAAGCACTGGTAGAGGCCATCGATATGGAGGACGGGTTCTGTTCTGGCGTGCGCATCACAACAGACACAGCCAGCTATGATCTGCAGGCAAGATCGGTGATTTTTTCTGCTGGCGGATTTGAAGCCAATCTGGAGTGGCTGGCCGAGGGCTGGGGCGCAGCAGCAAAGAATTTTCTGGTCCGGGGAACACCTTATAATACAGGAACGGTTCTGCGTTGCCTGTTAGATGCCGGTGTGCAGCCGGTTGGTGATCTGGATCAATGTCATGCAGTTGCCATTGACGCTCGGGCCCCGAAATTTGACGGCGGGATTGCCAGCCGCATTGATGCGGTACCGTTTTCAATTGTGCTGAATCAACAGGCTGAACGGTTTTATGATGAAGGCGAGGATTTCTGGCCAAAACGTTATGCGATTTGGGGACGTCTGGTGGCAGGACAGCCTGAACAGACTGCTTTTGCGCTGGTTGATGCTGATGGTGTTGAACGCTTCATGCCGTCGGTTTTCACACCGATCAGTGATGATACGATTGAAGGACTTGCAGAACAGCTGGGGCTTGACCCTGCCCGCACAAGACAAGCCGTAGACGCCTATAACGCCGCCTGTCCAGACGGGCCGATTGACCAGTCTGTACTGGATGGCAAAGCCACGTCCGGGCTGACACCAGAAAAAACAAATTGGGCCGCCCCGATAAGCCGCCCGCCGTTTTATGGCTATCCGTTAAAACCGGGGATTACCTTTACCTATATGGGTGTGGCAGTAAATGAACAGGCCCGCATTTTAATGGCTGACGGCCGGCCATCAGCAAATCTGTTCGCCTCAGGTGAAATTATGGCTGGAAATATTCTGGGCCAAGGCTATCTGGCCGGAATTGGTATGACAATTGGCGGCGTATTTGGCCGCATAGCCGGACAGGAGGCTGCCCGTGTCCTCAACCGTTAA
- a CDS encoding CitB domain protein (TIGRFAM: CitB domain protein): MSSTVNLVKLVEQGAADEVARVMQICNACRYCEGFCAVFPAMERRRTFSTGDAAYLANLCHHCGACYHACQYAPPHEFGVNVPQALATLREDSYIAYAWPGPLAGLFRRNGLVVVLVLMLGLALVTGAMLAMISPQLFWGAHIGEGAFYVLMPHYVMAGIPGFITAFSVVALIQGWRRYWRHTGARWGGFTALRGAVSALASLRHLGGEHTGKGEGCPGPDETNSRARQYYHHATFYGFMMCFAATSLATAYHYILGREAPYGYLEPPVLLGTVGGIILCIGTAGLFYEKQRMATAVKSVREYGMDYAFIAILFLVSFTGLVLLAVRETSFMGLTLAIHLGAVYAFFLIMPYSKFVHGLYRFAALLADEGEKQG; this comes from the coding sequence GTGTCCTCAACCGTTAATCTGGTCAAGCTGGTGGAACAGGGGGCTGCAGATGAAGTCGCCCGGGTGATGCAAATCTGTAACGCCTGCCGCTATTGCGAGGGGTTCTGTGCGGTATTTCCCGCAATGGAAAGACGGCGCACCTTCAGCACCGGTGATGCGGCCTATCTGGCGAATTTGTGTCATCATTGCGGGGCCTGTTATCATGCCTGCCAATATGCCCCGCCGCATGAATTTGGCGTCAATGTGCCACAAGCCCTGGCGACGCTGCGTGAAGACAGCTATATCGCCTATGCCTGGCCCGGCCCGCTTGCCGGGCTGTTCCGCCGCAATGGGCTGGTGGTTGTGCTGGTGCTGATGCTGGGTCTGGCGCTGGTCACCGGGGCGATGCTGGCAATGATATCACCACAGCTGTTCTGGGGCGCTCATATAGGGGAAGGCGCATTTTATGTGCTGATGCCGCATTATGTGATGGCCGGGATTCCCGGCTTCATAACTGCATTTTCAGTAGTTGCACTGATTCAGGGCTGGCGCCGCTATTGGCGGCATACAGGGGCCAGATGGGGCGGATTTACCGCGCTGCGCGGGGCAGTATCTGCGCTGGCCAGCCTGCGCCATCTTGGCGGTGAGCATACCGGCAAGGGTGAGGGTTGTCCCGGGCCAGATGAAACCAACAGCAGAGCACGGCAATATTATCACCATGCCACATTTTATGGCTTTATGATGTGTTTTGCGGCCACCTCGCTGGCTACTGCCTATCACTATATTCTAGGCAGAGAAGCCCCATATGGTTATCTGGAGCCACCTGTTTTGTTAGGGACTGTTGGCGGGATTATTTTATGTATCGGCACAGCCGGCCTGTTTTATGAAAAGCAACGGATGGCAACAGCGGTCAAATCCGTTCGTGAATATGGGATGGATTATGCCTTTATCGCGATTTTATTTTTGGTCAGCTTCACAGGTTTGGTGCTGCTGGCGGTCAGAGAGACCAGCTTTATGGGGCTGACACTGGCTATCCATCTTGGCGCGGTCTATGCGTTTTTCCTGATCATGCCCTATTCAAAATTTGTCCATGGGCTGTACCGGTTTGCTGCCTTGCTGGCTGATGAAGGCGAGAAGCAAGGCTGA
- a CDS encoding choline dehydrogenase-like flavoprotein (PFAM: GMC oxidoreductase), with amino-acid sequence MTDTYDYIVVGAGSAGCVLANRLSEDQSVRVLLLEAGGPDTNPWIHIPVGYFKTLHNPKTDWCYKTEPEAELKHRKLDWPRGKGLGGSSSINGLLYVRGQAEDYDNWAQAGNTGWAYDDVLPLFKRSESYEPGGNGHHGADGGLAVSKIRAKSQISEAFIDAAVQMGVPRTDDYNGPVQEGVAYFDQTAKRGLRCSSAKAFLKPVRSRQNLTVTTFAQTQALVFAEDNPKQVTGVRFYQNGAIRTARLAPGGEVILSAGAIGSPQLLELSGIGQPEVLAAAGVALRHELAGVGEALQDHLQIRLVFETNVPTLNDMINSPLGKMKIGLQYALGRSGPMSLGASQVAIFAKSMAGLDTPDIQFHFQPLSADKPGLVMHPFSGFTSSVCQLRPESRGHIHISSADPDMYPRIVPNYLSATADQLCAIRAVRFARAMAEQPALKPFVVREHTVINDMSTDEDHLEVARQYAQTIYHPTSTCRMGTDSSAVVDPRLKVYGIENLRIADASIMPSIVSGNTNAPAIMIGEKAADLCREDRRRTRRA; translated from the coding sequence ATGACAGATACCTATGATTACATCGTGGTTGGCGCAGGGTCGGCAGGATGTGTACTGGCCAACAGGCTGTCTGAAGATCAGTCGGTGCGGGTATTATTGCTGGAAGCAGGCGGTCCCGACACCAACCCATGGATTCATATTCCGGTCGGCTATTTCAAAACGCTGCATAATCCAAAAACAGATTGGTGTTATAAAACCGAACCTGAAGCTGAGCTGAAACACAGAAAGCTGGATTGGCCCCGCGGCAAGGGCCTGGGGGGATCATCATCAATTAACGGGCTGTTATATGTGCGCGGGCAGGCTGAGGATTATGACAATTGGGCACAGGCCGGCAATACCGGCTGGGCATATGATGATGTGCTGCCCTTATTTAAACGTTCTGAATCTTATGAGCCTGGCGGCAATGGTCATCATGGCGCAGACGGCGGACTGGCCGTGTCAAAAATCAGAGCCAAAAGCCAGATATCAGAAGCGTTTATTGATGCTGCGGTACAGATGGGTGTGCCACGCACAGATGATTACAACGGGCCGGTGCAAGAAGGGGTCGCCTATTTCGACCAAACCGCAAAGCGGGGGCTGCGCTGTTCTTCTGCGAAAGCCTTCTTAAAACCAGTCAGAAGTCGCCAGAATCTGACGGTCACGACCTTTGCCCAGACACAGGCTCTGGTTTTTGCAGAGGATAATCCCAAACAGGTCACCGGTGTCCGGTTTTACCAGAACGGCGCCATACGTACAGCCAGGCTGGCGCCAGGTGGTGAAGTTATCCTGAGTGCAGGCGCGATCGGCAGCCCGCAATTATTGGAGCTGTCAGGAATTGGCCAGCCAGAGGTTTTGGCCGCTGCCGGGGTGGCACTGCGCCATGAGCTGGCTGGTGTGGGTGAAGCCTTGCAGGATCATCTGCAGATCAGGCTGGTGTTTGAAACCAATGTGCCGACGCTAAATGATATGATCAACAGCCCGCTGGGGAAAATGAAAATCGGCCTTCAATATGCGTTGGGCCGGTCCGGGCCAATGAGCCTGGGCGCCAGTCAAGTTGCGATTTTTGCGAAATCCATGGCCGGGCTGGACACACCGGATATTCAGTTCCATTTCCAGCCTTTGAGCGCAGATAAGCCGGGGCTGGTGATGCATCCCTTTTCTGGCTTTACCTCGTCAGTTTGCCAGCTGCGCCCGGAAAGCCGTGGTCATATTCATATCAGCTCTGCTGATCCAGATATGTATCCGCGAATCGTACCAAATTACCTGAGCGCAACCGCAGATCAGCTGTGTGCCATTCGTGCGGTACGCTTTGCCCGGGCGATGGCAGAACAACCCGCCTTAAAGCCATTTGTTGTGCGCGAACATACCGTTATCAATGATATGTCAACAGATGAAGACCATCTAGAGGTGGCCCGTCAATACGCACAAACCATCTATCATCCGACCAGCACCTGCCGTATGGGGACAGACAGCAGCGCTGTGGTTGACCCGCGGCTGAAGGTATATGGGATTGAAAATCTGCGGATAGCTGATGCGTCAATCATGCCGTCAATTGTATCGGGAAACACGAATGCCCCGGCCATTATGATCGGCGAGAAAGCCGCTGATCTGTGCCGCGAAGACCGCAGACGCACGCGGCGTGCCTGA
- a CDS encoding N-methylhydantoinase B/acetone carboxylase, alpha subunit (PFAM: Hydantoinase B/oxoprolinase), with product MAEVSQVAFQVMWNRLISVVEEQAQALVRTAFSTSVREAGDLSAGVYNDAGQMLAQAVTGTPGHVNAMADAVGHFITTIGRANMHKGDIYITNDPWQGTGHLHDITLVTPSFLNGRLVGFFACTAHIVDIGGRGFGADANSVYEEGLYIPIMKLADKGRFDQTLLALIRANVREPDQLVGDIYALATCNDIGHRRLMDMMAEFSLTSLAAVSDFILTRSRQATIDRINDLTPGKAAGHMRIDGYSAPVDLHVSLSIEQDRILCDWAGTSGVDKKGINVPLVYTKAYACYALKCAIAPDIPNNAASLAPFEITAPEHSIVNAVHPAPVALRHVIGHFVPDTVYDALDKLLPDTVPAEGAGCLCNFQLSLRPRTDGAASAGAVRAEVLTFNSGGSGARPGHDGMNATAFPSGVMTMPVEATEQVGPVIIWRKELHPDSGGAGRYRGGLGQFMEVGAQDGHEFDLQAMFDRVHHPARGRRGGHAGGPTTIARDDGTAMKGKGKQFVGPGRTVQMAFPGGGGYGDPKDRDKADVRRDLAGGYITAEAAADIYGLDEAAIQDVSQKAARGEPV from the coding sequence ATGGCTGAGGTATCGCAAGTTGCTTTTCAGGTGATGTGGAACAGGCTGATTTCTGTTGTTGAAGAACAGGCCCAGGCCTTGGTCAGGACAGCTTTTTCAACCTCTGTGCGCGAAGCTGGCGATTTGTCTGCGGGGGTTTATAACGATGCTGGCCAAATGCTGGCTCAGGCTGTGACAGGAACGCCTGGTCATGTGAATGCGATGGCGGATGCAGTCGGACATTTCATCACCACAATCGGCCGTGCCAATATGCACAAGGGCGATATCTATATCACCAATGATCCCTGGCAGGGGACCGGACATTTGCATGATATCACTCTTGTTACCCCGTCTTTTTTGAATGGCCGGCTGGTCGGGTTTTTTGCCTGTACAGCTCATATTGTGGATATTGGCGGGCGCGGTTTTGGCGCAGATGCCAATTCGGTTTATGAAGAAGGCTTATATATCCCGATTATGAAACTGGCAGACAAAGGCAGATTTGATCAGACCTTGCTGGCGCTTATCCGGGCGAATGTGCGGGAACCTGACCAGCTGGTCGGTGATATTTATGCGCTGGCCACCTGTAATGATATCGGGCACAGGCGGCTGATGGATATGATGGCTGAATTTTCGCTGACCAGCCTTGCGGCTGTTTCAGACTTTATCCTGACCCGCTCACGCCAGGCGACAATTGACCGGATTAATGATCTGACCCCGGGCAAGGCTGCTGGCCATATGCGTATTGATGGCTATTCTGCGCCGGTTGATCTGCATGTCAGCTTATCAATTGAACAGGACCGCATCCTTTGTGACTGGGCGGGTACCTCTGGGGTGGATAAAAAGGGCATTAATGTGCCTCTGGTGTATACCAAGGCCTATGCCTGTTATGCGCTGAAATGTGCAATTGCGCCGGATATCCCTAATAATGCGGCCTCGCTGGCCCCGTTTGAAATTACTGCCCCTGAACACTCTATTGTAAATGCGGTGCATCCGGCTCCGGTCGCGCTGCGCCATGTGATTGGCCATTTTGTGCCTGATACGGTCTATGACGCGCTGGACAAGCTGTTGCCAGATACCGTCCCTGCTGAAGGGGCGGGGTGTTTATGTAATTTTCAGCTCAGCTTGCGGCCACGCACCGATGGTGCGGCCTCTGCTGGTGCGGTCCGGGCAGAGGTGCTGACCTTTAACTCAGGGGGGTCAGGCGCGCGTCCCGGCCATGACGGGATGAACGCCACGGCCTTTCCTTCTGGGGTAATGACCATGCCGGTTGAAGCGACCGAACAGGTGGGGCCGGTAATTATCTGGCGCAAAGAGCTTCATCCGGACAGCGGCGGAGCAGGCCGGTATCGTGGCGGCCTTGGTCAATTTATGGAAGTTGGCGCACAGGACGGGCATGAATTTGATCTGCAGGCGATGTTTGACAGGGTGCATCATCCGGCACGTGGCCGGCGCGGCGGTCATGCCGGCGGCCCGACCACCATTGCCCGCGATGACGGCACAGCGATGAAGGGCAAGGGCAAACAATTTGTGGGCCCGGGCCGGACCGTGCAGATGGCCTTTCCAGGGGGCGGTGGGTACGGCGATCCCAAAGACAGGGATAAAGCAGATGTGCGGCGCGATCTGGCTGGCGGTTATATCACGGCTGAGGCGGCAGCAGATATCTATGGTCTGGATGAAGCAGCTATACAGGATGTCAGCCAGAAAGCTGCCAGAGGAGAGCCGGTCTGA
- a CDS encoding N-methylhydantoinase A/acetone carboxylase, beta subunit (PFAM: Hydantoinase/oxoprolinase; Hydantoinase/oxoprolinase N-terminal region), whose translation MAETYRLGVDIGGTFTDVVLESACGERASTKVLTTYDAPEQAIVTGLHEVCAKAGIHAGQISQIIHGTTLATNALIERRGAKTALITTQGFRDVIEMRTESRFEQYDLNLTLPEPLLARNQRYVLEERVDAKGNVLIPLAEADIQALADRLAAADYQSIAVGLLHAYANDCHEKMIKDILAARLPDVMVSLSSEVSPQMREYERFNTTIANAYIKPLMKSYLGRLKGRLTAEGADCPVFLMHSGGGIISLEHAADFPVRLVESGPAGGAVFAAHIAAAHGLDKVLSFDMGGTTAKICLVKNQTPKTARSFEVARTYRFKKGSGMPISIPVIDMVEIGAGGGSLAHIDSLSQIRVGPESAGSEPGPACYGRGGTSPAVTDADLLLGKLDPAAFAGGSFPLYPDKSAQALTRHIADQLDMDAAEAAWGVAEMVDENMANAARVHAVENGEDLSDYTMIAFGGAAPLHAARLCEKLGVARCLIPKGAGVGSAIGFLRAPFSFEANSSVFMRLSAFDPDKVKQLFAEMEDEAASFVRSCDQTAEIKTDHKVYMRYAGQGWEIPVPLTAGQVSQPDAAVFTSCFEREYEQLFARTVAGMEIEITVWSVNAYTERPVPDRVRPADHGTVTDRTDRRQLFDPAVSAFVTAAVAARAEMKAGTRLSGPALITEEETTIIIPSSRDAVAYPDGTIDMFAKQEARHG comes from the coding sequence ATGGCTGAGACCTATCGTTTAGGTGTGGATATCGGGGGAACATTCACTGATGTAGTGCTAGAATCTGCTTGCGGCGAGCGGGCATCTACCAAAGTGTTGACCACCTATGATGCGCCTGAACAAGCCATTGTGACAGGTTTGCATGAGGTCTGTGCCAAGGCAGGCATCCATGCCGGTCAGATCAGCCAGATCATCCATGGCACAACATTGGCCACAAATGCCCTGATTGAACGCCGCGGAGCGAAGACAGCTCTTATCACCACACAAGGCTTTCGCGATGTGATTGAAATGCGCACTGAAAGCCGGTTTGAACAATATGATTTGAATCTGACGTTGCCAGAACCGTTATTGGCCCGTAATCAGCGTTATGTGCTTGAAGAAAGGGTTGATGCCAAAGGCAATGTGTTAATCCCGCTTGCAGAAGCAGATATTCAGGCCCTAGCAGACCGGCTGGCGGCTGCTGATTATCAAAGCATCGCTGTTGGCCTGCTGCATGCTTATGCCAACGATTGTCATGAAAAGATGATTAAAGATATATTGGCCGCCCGCCTGCCTGATGTGATGGTTTCGCTCTCTTCTGAAGTCTCGCCGCAGATGCGCGAATATGAACGGTTCAATACCACCATTGCCAATGCCTATATCAAGCCTCTGATGAAAAGTTATCTTGGCCGGCTGAAAGGCCGCCTGACTGCAGAAGGGGCAGATTGTCCTGTTTTTCTGATGCATTCTGGCGGCGGCATTATCAGCCTCGAACATGCTGCTGATTTTCCGGTCCGGCTGGTGGAATCAGGTCCGGCGGGCGGGGCGGTTTTTGCGGCTCATATCGCGGCGGCACATGGCCTTGATAAGGTGCTGTCCTTTGATATGGGCGGGACGACAGCAAAAATTTGCCTGGTCAAGAACCAGACCCCGAAAACTGCGCGCAGCTTTGAAGTTGCGCGGACCTACCGGTTTAAAAAAGGCTCTGGCATGCCGATTTCCATTCCGGTCATTGATATGGTTGAAATCGGGGCGGGCGGCGGCTCTTTGGCGCATATTGATTCGCTGAGCCAGATCAGGGTCGGGCCGGAAAGCGCCGGGTCTGAACCAGGCCCGGCTTGTTATGGCCGTGGCGGCACATCCCCGGCTGTTACTGATGCTGATCTGCTGCTGGGCAAATTGGACCCGGCTGCCTTCGCCGGCGGGTCGTTCCCGCTCTATCCGGACAAGTCAGCTCAGGCGCTGACCCGTCATATTGCGGACCAGCTGGATATGGATGCGGCAGAGGCGGCGTGGGGTGTGGCCGAAATGGTCGATGAAAATATGGCCAATGCGGCCCGTGTGCATGCGGTTGAAAATGGCGAAGATTTATCTGATTACACCATGATTGCTTTTGGCGGGGCGGCCCCGCTCCATGCGGCCCGCTTATGCGAAAAGCTGGGTGTGGCCCGGTGTCTTATTCCCAAAGGTGCAGGGGTGGGCTCAGCGATTGGCTTTTTGCGGGCGCCGTTCAGCTTCGAGGCGAATTCCTCTGTCTTTATGCGTCTGTCAGCCTTTGATCCAGACAAGGTAAAACAACTTTTTGCAGAGATGGAAGATGAGGCGGCGTCTTTTGTGCGTAGTTGTGATCAAACAGCTGAGATAAAAACAGATCATAAGGTATATATGCGCTATGCTGGCCAGGGCTGGGAAATTCCGGTTCCGCTGACAGCCGGACAAGTCAGCCAGCCAGATGCGGCTGTTTTCACCTCTTGTTTTGAGCGCGAATATGAACAGTTGTTTGCCCGAACGGTTGCCGGCATGGAAATTGAAATCACGGTCTGGTCTGTCAATGCCTATACCGAACGACCTGTTCCGGACAGGGTTCGCCCGGCTGATCATGGCACTGTCACCGACAGAACTGACCGCCGCCAGCTGTTTGATCCGGCTGTGTCCGCCTTTGTCACCGCCGCGGTGGCCGCACGGGCGGAAATGAAAGCAGGGACCCGACTTTCTGGCCCGGCCCTGATCACTGAGGAAGAGACCACAATCATTATTCCGTCTAGCCGGGATGCGGTGGCTTATCCTGATGGCACAATTGATATGTTTGCAAAACAGGAGGCCCGCCATGGCTGA
- a CDS encoding putative solute:sodium symporter small subunit (TIGRFAM: putative solute:sodium symporter small subunit), which translates to MSSKRNEHWAKTKSLTFTTLVIWAIVSFVIHWFGEGLNSDAFPGAYFMAGMGSQIAFAVLVFWFSSRQNQIDEEFGFGED; encoded by the coding sequence ATGTCTTCAAAAAGAAATGAGCATTGGGCAAAGACCAAATCGCTTACGTTTACCACGCTGGTAATCTGGGCGATTGTATCATTTGTCATCCATTGGTTCGGGGAAGGTCTGAATTCAGATGCCTTTCCGGGGGCCTACTTCATGGCGGGCATGGGCTCACAGATAGCCTTTGCTGTGTTGGTATTTTGGTTTTCCAGCCGTCAGAACCAAATCGATGAAGAATTTGGCTTCGGCGAAGACTAG